From Bdellovibrionota bacterium, one genomic window encodes:
- the rpoC gene encoding DNA-directed RNA polymerase subunit beta', with protein sequence MKDLLNFFDKPKDPLAFNAVRISIASAEMIRSWSYGEVKKPETINYRTFKPERDGLFCAKIFGPIKDYECLCGKYKRMKYRGVICEKCGVEVTQSKVRRERMGSIELATPVAHIWFLRSLPSRIGNALNMTLKDVERVLYCEAYVVTDPMETTLEESQVLSEEAYQAALNEFGPNFKAGMGGESVRELLRKVDPEFLSRKLRKEIKETTSEAATKKLTKRLKVVEAFKDSVNKPDWMMLEVIPVIPPDLRPLVPLDGGRFATSDLNDLYRRVINRNNRLKRLQELNAPEIIIRNEKRMLQEAVDALFDNGRRGKVFTGPNKRPLRSLSDMLKGKQGRFRQNLLGKRVDYSGRSVIVVGPTLKLHQCGLPKKMALELFKPFVYNKLEEKGYASTIKQAKKLVEQETVEVWDILSEVVQEHPVLLNRAPTLHRLGIQAFEPLLHEGKAIQLHPLVCTAFNADFDGDQMAVHVPLSIEAQVEARVLMMSTNNILSPASGRPIINPSQDIILGIYWMTRIRPGARGNGRAFSSVDEVIHAFEDKQVDLQAAVRVRINGERFETSVGRAILSDIVPEEVPFASVNKVMTKKEIASLIDKCFRVAGAKATVLLADKIMQLGFQFSTKAGISICIDDMLIPDNKQKMIEDTEKQITEIRRQYDEGLITFGERYNKVVDVWAQTGDRVAKEMMKNIEKETFIVDGKSVEEASFNSIFVMADSGARGSAAQIRQLAGMRGLMAKPSGEIIESPITANFREGLSTLQYFISTHGARKGLADTALKTANSGYLTRRLVDVAQDCIVVEEDCGTQDGMTITPLMEGGEIIQPLGERILGRVCMEDVTHPYSNEVLVGAAEEITENHLTQIDEAGIESVHIRSVLTCKTLRGVCMKCYGRDLSRGNMANLGETVGIIAAQSIGEPGTQLTMRTFHLGGTATRAVEQSVHETRHDGTLKFSNIIAVGNKDSKLTVMNRNGEVIVIDATGRERERFKIVYGAVLNFKEGSIVKAGQVVAEWDPYSNPIISETGGRILFKDIEEGVTLAEQVDPVTGFSTKVITEGKGGDMKPRIAVVDENGNPKKFSGRDVDVQYVIPVEAQLLVTDGEEITAGQIIAKMHRETSKTRDITGGLPRVAELFEARKPKEAAIITEIDGYVSFGKDLKGKQRVIVTPEVGEQKEYLIPKGKHIAVREGEFVRAGEALMDGPTNPHDVLSVLGDKELAGYMLNEIQEVYRLQGVSINDKHIEVIVRQMLRRVKVLDAGDTAFLPGEQIEKPDFEAENERVRVLGGQLATAEPLLLGITKASLSTESWISAASFQETTKVLTEAALKSKTDNLRGLKENIIMGRLIPAGTGLQTYKTWKIMVESKDNDVAASLPFAMGNAQQPQT encoded by the coding sequence TTGAAAGATCTTTTAAATTTTTTCGACAAGCCAAAAGATCCTCTAGCATTTAATGCTGTTCGCATCTCAATTGCGTCTGCAGAAATGATTAGAAGCTGGTCATATGGTGAGGTTAAAAAACCGGAAACTATTAACTATCGTACATTCAAACCTGAGCGTGATGGTTTGTTCTGCGCTAAAATCTTTGGACCAATCAAAGACTACGAATGTCTATGTGGTAAGTACAAGAGAATGAAGTATCGTGGCGTAATTTGTGAGAAGTGTGGCGTTGAAGTTACACAATCTAAAGTACGTCGTGAAAGAATGGGTTCAATTGAACTCGCAACTCCTGTAGCACATATTTGGTTCTTAAGATCATTACCATCAAGAATTGGTAACGCGCTTAACATGACATTAAAAGACGTTGAACGCGTTCTTTATTGTGAAGCTTACGTTGTGACTGACCCTATGGAAACAACTCTAGAAGAATCTCAAGTTCTTTCAGAAGAAGCTTACCAAGCGGCATTAAATGAATTCGGTCCAAACTTCAAAGCTGGAATGGGTGGAGAATCTGTTCGTGAGCTTTTAAGAAAAGTGGATCCAGAATTCTTATCTCGTAAATTAAGAAAAGAAATCAAAGAAACTACATCTGAAGCTGCAACAAAAAAACTAACTAAACGTTTAAAAGTTGTAGAAGCATTTAAAGATTCAGTGAACAAGCCAGACTGGATGATGCTAGAAGTGATTCCAGTAATTCCTCCTGATCTTCGTCCACTAGTTCCACTTGATGGCGGAAGATTTGCGACATCTGACTTGAACGATCTTTATAGACGCGTAATCAACAGAAACAATCGTTTGAAGAGACTTCAAGAGTTAAACGCTCCAGAAATCATCATCAGAAACGAAAAGAGAATGTTGCAAGAAGCGGTTGATGCATTATTCGATAACGGTAGACGCGGAAAAGTATTTACTGGTCCAAACAAGAGACCATTAAGATCACTTTCAGACATGCTTAAAGGTAAGCAAGGTCGTTTCCGTCAAAACTTACTTGGTAAGCGTGTGGATTACTCTGGTCGTTCGGTGATCGTAGTAGGACCAACACTTAAGCTTCACCAATGTGGTCTTCCAAAGAAAATGGCTTTAGAATTATTTAAACCATTCGTTTATAATAAATTAGAAGAAAAAGGTTACGCTTCAACAATCAAGCAAGCTAAGAAATTAGTTGAGCAAGAAACAGTTGAAGTTTGGGATATCCTTTCTGAAGTGGTTCAAGAACATCCAGTGCTATTGAACAGAGCACCAACTCTTCACAGACTTGGCATTCAGGCGTTTGAACCCCTACTCCATGAAGGTAAAGCGATTCAGCTTCATCCATTGGTTTGTACAGCGTTCAACGCCGATTTCGATGGTGACCAAATGGCGGTTCACGTTCCACTTTCAATCGAAGCACAAGTTGAAGCTCGTGTTTTGATGATGTCTACGAACAACATTTTATCTCCTGCCAGCGGACGTCCGATCATCAACCCATCACAAGATATTATCTTGGGGATCTATTGGATGACGAGAATTCGCCCAGGCGCTAGAGGAAACGGCAGAGCATTCTCTTCAGTTGATGAAGTGATCCATGCTTTTGAGGACAAACAAGTTGATCTTCAAGCTGCAGTTAGAGTTCGTATCAATGGCGAAAGATTTGAAACAAGCGTAGGAAGAGCTATCTTGAGCGATATCGTTCCGGAAGAAGTTCCATTCGCATCAGTAAACAAAGTGATGACTAAAAAAGAAATCGCATCACTGATCGATAAATGTTTCAGGGTTGCAGGAGCGAAAGCGACTGTTCTTTTAGCTGATAAGATCATGCAACTTGGATTCCAGTTCTCTACAAAAGCTGGTATTTCAATTTGTATCGATGACATGTTGATTCCTGATAACAAACAAAAAATGATCGAAGATACAGAGAAGCAAATTACGGAAATCCGTCGTCAGTATGACGAAGGTTTGATCACGTTCGGTGAACGCTACAACAAAGTTGTGGACGTTTGGGCGCAAACTGGTGACCGCGTTGCTAAAGAAATGATGAAGAACATCGAGAAAGAAACTTTCATCGTAGACGGTAAGTCTGTTGAAGAAGCTTCATTCAACTCGATCTTCGTTATGGCTGACTCTGGAGCCAGAGGTTCTGCGGCTCAGATTCGTCAGTTAGCTGGTATGAGAGGTTTGATGGCGAAACCATCAGGTGAGATTATCGAATCTCCGATTACGGCAAACTTCCGTGAAGGTTTATCAACACTTCAATACTTTATTTCTACTCACGGAGCGCGTAAAGGTTTGGCCGATACAGCTCTTAAAACTGCAAACTCTGGTTACTTAACAAGAAGACTTGTAGATGTAGCTCAAGATTGCATCGTTGTTGAAGAAGATTGCGGAACACAAGACGGAATGACAATCACTCCATTAATGGAAGGTGGCGAGATCATTCAACCATTGGGCGAGAGAATTCTTGGCCGTGTTTGTATGGAAGACGTGACTCATCCTTACTCTAACGAAGTTCTCGTTGGCGCTGCGGAAGAGATTACGGAGAACCACTTAACTCAAATTGATGAAGCGGGTATTGAATCAGTTCATATTCGTTCAGTTCTTACATGTAAAACACTTCGTGGTGTTTGTATGAAGTGTTACGGCCGTGATTTATCACGCGGTAACATGGCAAACCTGGGTGAGACAGTAGGTATTATTGCTGCTCAATCCATCGGTGAACCAGGAACGCAGTTAACAATGAGAACATTCCATTTGGGTGGTACTGCAACTAGAGCAGTTGAACAATCAGTTCACGAAACTCGTCATGATGGAACATTGAAGTTCTCAAATATTATTGCTGTAGGAAACAAAGATAGCAAGCTCACTGTTATGAATAGAAATGGTGAGGTTATTGTTATCGATGCTACAGGAAGAGAAAGAGAAAGATTTAAAATCGTATACGGAGCTGTGTTGAACTTCAAAGAAGGAAGCATAGTAAAAGCGGGTCAAGTTGTTGCGGAATGGGATCCATACTCAAATCCGATTATCTCTGAGACAGGTGGAAGAATCTTGTTCAAGGATATCGAAGAAGGTGTGACTCTCGCAGAACAAGTGGATCCAGTGACTGGATTCTCAACAAAAGTAATTACTGAAGGTAAGGGCGGGGACATGAAACCTCGTATCGCTGTTGTTGATGAAAACGGAAACCCTAAGAAATTCTCAGGACGTGATGTCGATGTTCAGTACGTTATCCCAGTAGAAGCGCAGCTTCTAGTGACTGACGGAGAAGAAATCACAGCAGGTCAAATCATTGCAAAAATGCATAGAGAAACTTCTAAAACAAGAGACATCACGGGTGGTCTACCTAGAGTTGCTGAATTGTTTGAAGCACGTAAACCAAAAGAAGCTGCGATCATCACAGAGATCGATGGTTACGTTTCATTCGGTAAAGATTTAAAAGGTAAACAACGTGTGATCGTGACCCCTGAAGTTGGTGAACAAAAAGAATACCTCATCCCTAAAGGGAAGCATATTGCGGTAAGAGAAGGTGAATTCGTAAGAGCCGGTGAGGCCCTCATGGATGGACCAACGAACCCGCATGACGTATTGAGCGTACTTGGTGACAAAGAACTTGCTGGTTATATGTTGAATGAAATCCAAGAAGTTTACAGACTTCAAGGTGTGAGCATCAATGACAAGCATATCGAAGTTATCGTTCGTCAGATGCTTCGACGTGTAAAAGTTCTTGATGCTGGTGATACAGCGTTCTTACCTGGAGAGCAGATTGAAAAACCTGATTTCGAGGCAGAAAACGAAAGAGTAAGAGTTCTTGGTGGCCAATTGGCAACTGCAGAGCCATTATTGTTGGGTATCACTAAAGCTTCATTGAGTACTGAATCATGGATTTCAGCAGCTTCATTCCAAGAGACTACAAAAGTTCTTACGGAAGCAGCTCTTAAATCTAAGACAGATAACTTGAGAGGTCTAAAAGAGAACATCATCATGGGTCGTTTGATCCCTGCTGGAACAGGTCTACAAACGTATAAGACTTGGAAAATCATGGTGGAATCTAAGGACAATGACGTAGCTGCAAGCCTCCCATTCGCAATGGGTAATGCACAACAACCTCAGACGTAG